AAACATATCAAATCTTCATGAATTAATTTGATTCCACAGGTTAATCAAGGAATTAGTGTCTATGGTAATAAAGGAAGCACAGATCAGCATGCGTGAGTTTTAATTCTAGTTTAAAGTTTGTTTTGCATAGTTCTTGGTTTGAATTGCTTAATAAAAGTTTTACCCAAAACAGCTACATTCAGCAACTGAGGGAAGGtgtgcataatttttttgtgaCATTCATTGAGGTGCTACGTGATAGACCACTTGGTCATGATTGGGAGCTTTAGCAAGGTGTCACATGTGGCGACTACCTGTTTGGTATGCTACAGGTCTGACctattaatcaattatttctCATTGCATTTGATGGTGATTCTATTTAAGATTGGATGTGGTTAGTTATGTTTACATAGTGCTAAAAAGTGAAGTTTCTACAGGGAACAAGGTCAGCCCTGTATGCCAATAACCGTGAATCCATCACTGTCACAGTGCAAGAAGTGACACCCAGATCAGTTGGTGCCCTTATAGCCCTTTATGAACGGGCAGTTGGAATATATGCCTCGCTTGTTAACATAAATGCTTATCACCAACCTGGTAAGCTGTAAACATTTGATCTCTTTAGTCTGTTTTAGGATTTATGGATGTCAGTAAAATATTGGAATTGCTCTTTACTTGTCATGTAATGTGGTCGATGCTCTATGTTGGTTTGGAAGTTTGAGTGAtgcaaattaaattgttttattctATTAGTGACTAAATTTGTGTCATCATTGTCATTTATTTAACCGCTTCTGAATCTGATAATTAGGTGTGGAAGCTGGTAAGAAAGCTGCAGGAGAAGTGTTAGCACTTCAGAAGCGGGTATTGGCAGTGCTAAATGAAGCAAGGTACAGTGTACTATGTTTGTATACATCAGTCTTCTCTGTCTTAgcaagaaatattaaaaaatatacggGCATGTGCATTTGACTTATAGTAAGAACTAAGAACATAGAAGCGTATTTGAATTTTCGTTATTAAATTTTGAGATGATTGCCCTTCTTGTGGCTCAGGATTAGATTCCAATGTTGTGCATGTTATATGCtcactattaaaaataataagactGAGGATCAATATCTGGAATTCATACTGAGCTTTTGTATCTAGCATCCTTAGTATTTACCAATGTATTTTTCGGTTAAATCCATCACTGATTACTATTTATCTGTTTTATCTTCAGCTGCTAGGAGCCTGTCGAACCATTGACACTTGAAGAAGTAGCTGACCTTTGCCATGCCGCAGAAGATGTATATACTCATTGCTCCCCCTCTGTTAATTTCCCAACTTAGGTTTATTAATCACCTCATTTAAGAACCGAGTCTGATCTATTCAGTAacattttaactttttctttagaTTGAAATGATTTACAAGATCATTGCTCATATGGCTGCCAACGACAGAGCACTGATTGCTGAAGGTAACTGTGGTTCTCCGAGGAGCATCAAGGTTTTTCTTGGAGAGTGTAATCTTGATGAACTGTATGCTTGAGTTAGACTAATGAAATCCTCATTCCATAATGGTATAGATGTGTTTGTATACCCATCAAAAGAAAGGAAGCTGGTTGCAATAAATTGTTTTGGTTGTTGGATCTCTCCATCTACAatgaagatgattttttttatatttaaatttatttagacaaacttttTTTTGAAAGGGTGGTTGAGTTTTGGTGATCTATTTGagtcatatttaatttaaacatttgaATGTATCATATAACGAAATGGAGAATCAGGTTAGCAATATATAACTAAGCAAGCTGATCTTAATGAAACTGGCGACCTTTTACTTTTACCAGAAAATTCGATGAGCCTTTTCTAGATAAGTTGTTGATGATAGAATAAGATTAGCCGATTAGGCACAAACAGTACATTGCAAAAGGGCCATGTGATTCAGATCATGAAATATATTGTAATGTGTGATGCTACTTTAATTCGGTTCCTTTACATGTGTGTATCCTCAGCCAGTCATGTTTTGCTCACTTAGTCACAACTGTTTGCTTCTGAGTTGAAATCCTGACAAATGAATTTTCCGGGCttgcttaaaaataattttttaatacaaataaatttatcttaaaaatcgtGTAAGATCACATCATTTCTTTTAATATCTACTTTATATAATGTAATGATAATTCTTGCTAACGTATGCAACATGAGTTAATATTAGATGTTGTACCTAATAAAGCCACTGAAGAGGACAATTGAACGTAATATGTTTCTATCAGGCAATAAGCATAAACAATTGGGTCGATTCAAAGATTGTTCGACTAAATTGTCTCATTCTTCtgtctatgatttttttttattctcaattaTTTGTCACCTAACAAATGAAACTTTCACACGCAGCtgtcaattgaaatttaaacaCTGTTGCCTACTTGCTTGGCTatctaaagtttaaaaataaataaatcaaaacgcGTTCATATATTATCCACTTTAATGTAAAACACTAAAACGTCTCTCTTGCTATTGCACCTTGTATTGTGCTGAATGGATGCTCAGGTGTACCACACCTCACCATGCCTATAATATGACCCATCTTCTCTAACATAACTTCCGCAGCTACATTCCTCCATTATTACCAAAAAACCATAACgggtatattttatttaattctattccttttttattcttattcttatgtGGGTTCTAGGCTTCTTCTAGCTGAGGtgttcattaataaaattaaaaaaagtttggtGGCACGTGGATCATTCATTATTTCATAAGGTAACAACCAACCAAGTACCATTGCGACTCCTAAGTCAACATGATAATGTCATGATTAAACATTTGAAATGGGAAAATGTCAAATATCATGAAAAGTTTATCGTTATATTGAcattcaaaaaatttcaaattaacgTCGTTCTTCACAGGCTATAAGTTATAACAATCCTTCATGATTTTAGCCTTCAACGTGAAGGATATTCATTCCTCTTGTTGGCTGTGACAACAATTTTCCCTATGACACGATCCACTCATTCACCGTCCTAACCATGTTGTGCCATGCCAGTGGCTGTTTTGGTTGTAGCAAACAACAACATATGAACATAACAAAAACATAGATTAGGGTTAAGTGGGACCCACCACCATCTGCATGTGCCACGTGGGGACCCCTTTTGCTCCTTTGCTCATTTTTTTCCCCTCAAGCACAAGTgcgaatttttttattgttaaagacAAAAGACCATAAAGTGGCCCCACTACAACGTTCGAGTTTCGACCCAATCTTTAATGTTGGtttgaattaaatatatataaaagctcaattaaaagcaaattaataaaactaCGTATCTtattgttatataaaaatacgTGCGCTTTATTTTCGGACCCGTCAGCGAATTTTTTTTACCCTTTTAAGTCGGTGATAAATCAGTAAAATAAGTGTAAGTGGTCGTCCTTTCACGCCGAGAAAACGGCGTCGTAGTAGCACAATCGTGTTCATAATACGTCGCGTTTAAATCAAAACTTTCTAGTTTCTATTATCacacatattttaataatatatgttgGAAAACGTTCCTATTCAGATTTTGATATGTATGAAGTGtgttttcaattaaattcatgttttttaaatatgtttgataataatttaagtatatatttaataaagacATCTAACtgataattttcatttaaggaaaaactaaaaaaaagtcttaCAACAATAATAGAAATTCATCACacaaaatctaatttaattagttatacAGTATGTATGTGATGGGAGTTGTTATAAACTtctagtatttatttttaatttttctcaaaaaatatttttttcataataatcttgtaaagaaaatatatcatgttaaaatattaaattataaacttgatcttcctaattttaaattgatatcAAGCTAAGAtcgaaaaaaattgatttgattttaagaTTACTATTTAAAGTATATTTTCGATATTAGTTTAGGTGTTTATTAATGagtaagattttaaaattttccatcAATAAAAGAACATCATCAAGATTATTTAGCAACATTTACGTCAGAGTTTttacaataataaacaaaatattgttATGATATATTACAGAATACTTCCTTAGTAACATCAtcgtatttttatttacaatataaaCGGTCATCATTTGGTGTTATTAGATCATTAAAGAATACATTAGTGCACTGCAGTGCAAACCCACCAAAATGAAAGAGACAACAAGGCCGCAGCGCAGAGCATAGAACGCTTTTGAGTTTTGTGGGTCGTTTCTTCTGTTTCTGAGAGTTAGTGAGTGCTAACAAAAGGAAGCTTTTTGAGTAAGCAAACCCCTTTTTCTCTCCCCTCAAATCTCGCACCCCATTAGGCTCTTCTAGTTTCTATTCTATTCACTCACTCACTCTCTCCACCAGAGTTTCTTTTTTGCCATTTGGTACCCTCTGTGCTGCAAAACCCTTTAACCTTGTGTTCTTATACTTGTCAGAATGCGATAGTTTTCTTCGTTCCTTGTAGCACCCTTTTGCTTTGTTTAACCAAAAGCTGCGTCTTTTGTGTTAGGCCTTTCATTTGGAAGTGCATTTGCATCAAAGGGTTGCTTATTTGAGATTTCGGCGGTTAGGTTAAGATGTTCACCGAAGGCCTTGACAGAAATGCACTTCGATGGGTTAGAGAGGTAACCTTCACTCGTTAATCCCCCACCCTTTTGATTTGCTTTCttaaagtttgattttttttaagggtgTATCAAAATGGGGTTTTCTAAATTCGGCTTAATATTTGTAAAGTtgtgcttttgttttttttttttttttttgttttaattgttgTGCTGGTGCTCCGGAACAACATTACCACTACATTGAGGTCACGTTAATGTTTGTAATGTTgtggtttttttctttttgtgggttAGTGTTTAGAGGGAAGCTTCATTCTCCAAGTTCACCTTGAGATCACATTAGTGTTTGTGAAAATTCTGATTatttgttttgtccttgttgGTGATTAGAAGGAAGTCCCGTTCTCAAACACTGCATTGAGATCTCGCAATGATCCCATCAGTGGGATGAAAAGTGGTGCTGGCAGAGGGTTTGGGTTACCGCCCCCATCAAAATTCAGAAGTGGGCATCTTCCTGCTAATGCAATCCCTGTATCAACAGTTATGCTGGGTGAGACTGGCGACAGCGGTTCAAATTCTGATAATGACGACAGCATCGAATCGGAGGAGGAGGTTTATGGTGGCAGGTATTCATTGGATTCGTCACCGCAAGACCGAAGAGTCCCCAATGGTGCTGCTAGGAGATATGGGAACCTCACTGGACCCCGGTATGCAAGTGATTATACATATTCCGAGGTCAGTTCTTCCAGGGAAACATTGGTTGGGAGACCTGGTACTGTGAGGGATCCATTGATGAGGGGGGCAACAAATGTAAGGCAGAGTGGCTTCACAGAGGATGATTCATCGGATTCTGCAGCCAGCTCCGAATTCTCTACCACACAGGTAGGAGGAAGTATCAATGGAGCACTGCCAAGAGGTAGAACTTATTTATCTGAAGGGTATGCTTCTAGTGTGCCTTCAAGGATGAATGTGAAAAGTGCTGCAGAGAAGGTATGGAATGGTGGCTATGATATAGATTATTGAAGTGCACGGCTGTAATGTGCCTACGGTACTACTGAAAATGCTATGACTGTGGCTAAGAAAGTTTTTTGTAACTTTTGTACCTGATATTTCTTTTAGAATAATTGGTAAtactgattttttatttatttatgaaaatggttataaaaatattgtttttagaatagcatatttttttacaaattaatatgaatttgatCATGCAAACTACTTCCCacagtaatttaaaatatatatttgataagaCAGATACTGCATTACCCACTATCACTGGTTAGccacatcactggttacccacTAGTATACAACTGTATTGCTGAAAATTAGTCTAActtcttgaattgtgttatgaAATCCCCAGAATGGAAGAATATCTGATGATGAGGAGGATGACATTCCCAGTGCACCCCCATTTGCTGGTTCTACTCAAGAGATCAGACAAACACATGAGGAAATTCCTGCTTCAAGAGTTGATGCTACTCCAAATAAAGCGGAATCAAGTTCTTTGAAATCCATGTCCGGGGATAAGATAGAAAACCATGTCGAAAATGGGAGCCCTGACCAATTTGCTAGGTTTGTATATTTGATAATAATTGTATCTCTCAACATTTGAGTTCTTTAACCTCTTTAAAAGTGCATGCCTTCCCAGCCAAACAAGTTATAGGAATGTATAGCAATCGGATGTTATTTAATCTCGATTTATGTTCACAGAACTGCTACTGGTTCAGAGGCTGCTACATCTTCAAATTCTCACCCACCTCGCCTTCCAACATTTCATGCAAGGTATTTCATGTGTTTTTCATTGTGCTGAATACTTTTCTCTTTGAATGTGCGCTAATATGTAAATTCATTTCAGTGCTCTTGGGCCATGGCATGGAGTGATTGCATATGATGCTTGTGTGCGTCTTTGCCTTCATGCTTGGGCAATGCAGTGCATGGAAGCTCCTATGTTTTTGGAAAATGAATGTGCTTTACTTAGGGACGCATTTGGGTAAGTTAAGGCTCTTCCTCCACTGCTCTTTCTTCCCTCTCCTTCCTCGAGTCTTGATGTATTTAGTTCTGGTAAAGATGCTACTGCTTTACGCTGCTGTGTATAATCTATGAGTATAAATAAGTGTTGTTGACTGTACATGGTCTGGTACCATGAGTAGATAATATCTTGAGAATCTAAAACAGGTATTCAGTATGCAATGCTGAGTCTGGCcagaacattttttaaaaaaactatattttgcTGCAACCGTGAAACAAGTAAACATTGAGCTTGCATGATTCCATTCAGAAAAATTGCTGGTTCAGGAGCAAATAGGATAATAAAAACCATATTTGAGCCAATGGGCGCCTTTCTTTTCCAAAGCTTTCCACAACTTGGCACTTGATCTTATTCTTTCCCCAAGTCATTAAAAACCATATGCAAGTCTTTTACTTTGCTTTGGTACCTTTCCATTAGCTCCTATAGAAGATAAATAACTTCTATTGTAGAccttcttggcataaaatgaaattgattcACTGCAATTCCAATTCTTAATCTATGCTCAATCCCCTTTATATTCTGACTAACAATGTTGTCCTTGATTCATTTTCTGAACTGTTACTATTGTTAGATATAAAACTGCCTTCACCTAACATCTTATGCTTTTGGGGATGTTGGTCCTTAGCATGGTACCATAGACTCTGACCAAGTGATCGGTAGTTTGATCGTTGTTGCCCTCATTCTTCTAAATAAAAGTTGATCTTCAGCATAAGGAGAGTTGGCTTGTAGTATTGTCTTCAAAGTTTAAATGGCTTGTGTGAATGAAGTGTGATATATATAAAACCATTCACATGCCtctatttaactaaatttttttttaattggtccTTGACAACTACTTTGGTTCTtattggttttttgtttttgaatatgTAGATTAACtgtagtttttttaatagttgGTACTTGACAACTACTTGGCTTTTAttggatttttgtttttgaatatgTAGATTGCGACAGATACTATTACAATCTGAAGATGAACTAATGGTGAAGTGCAATGCAGAGCCTTCCAGTGAGGGTGTTGCTCCAAAACCCAAAAAACTTATTGGCAAGATGAAGGTGCAAGGTACATTCTCATGTTATCttttactaataaaattatttaacttattCCAAGCGAGTCTTTGTTGAGACTTTCTTCACTTTGCAGTTCGTAAAGTTAAAATGGGCTTGGACCCTCCTACTGGCTGTAGCATGTCATCAATCATGACGCACAACATTAAAATGGAATCCGTGCGACACCGTTTCTCCAATTTGCAATCATCACTATCTGCTGGATGGCAAGCTCTCAGAAGAATTCGATTTCTACCACGTTTGCCTGCAAATGGTTCCTTGGCTCGACAGAGCTTGGCATACGTGCATGCGAGCACCCGCTACATACAACAGGTGTCTGGACTCCTGAAAGTTGGTGTTGTAACAACTCTAAGGAATAATTCATCATCCTATGAAGTTGGGCAAGGTATGTAAGAATGCAACATTCATTATAATTATTCATTATCACTATGCATTGTTGGTTGTGGTACTCCTTAGTCCTTAGTCAGGATTCTGTAATAATAACATTCTTatcacaattaaaattaaaattgcattGTAGCTAGAGGTTGACATAAAGGTAGAAATAAGATTGAATAGAGTCAACATAAAAGTCGTCCAATTTCTATTGTGATCTGTAAGGTCTCATTGACAAGTGTGTCTTTCCCTGACCTTATATTTGGGAAACTTTCTCTCAACTTTTTATTACTAAGAAAAAAGAATTGTGCTCTAGCTATAAGGTATACTCCTTGGCTGAAACTAACCTTAATGGTTATGAGAGATTCCTTTGGATGGTATTTCTGTTTACAGCTTgagttaagaaaaattattcctTTCCATTTTATTATATGAGTTATTGCTGAATTTGTGGATCTTCGGTTGACTTTTATACTTCTTTACATGTTTTATTACTTGAGTCTGTGATTCATGATGTTGCTGTTCTAAATGCACCTACCTGATTCTCATTTCACTAGTTTGGTTTTTGCCTGGGCTTTGTccgctttatttatttttctatctatGCATGTGATCAGAGACATACTCATGTTTCTTGAGGCTGAAAAGCACAGTTGAAGAAGATGCAATAAGGTTGCAGCCTGGATCTAGTGAAGTCCATATGTTGTAAGTTTTACTtgtttgttttgtctttttaatcttttatgatTGTACCTCTTGAATAAATTTCTGAATAATTGTACAGTTTTCCAGATAGCCTTGGAGATGATTTGATTGTTGAAGTTCAAGATTCCAAGGGAAAGCATTTTGGCCGTGTTCTTGTCCAAGTGGCTGCTATTGCTGACGATCCGGTAATACTGTATGTTGCTTATTTTTCTGGATGTTATTGGTGCCTGTCATGAGTGATGATTTTTCATGATAGAATTCATGTTCAACTGAAACAGGCTGACAAATTACGCTGGTGGCCTATTTATCGTGAACCAGACCATGAGCTTGTGGGCAAGTTACAACTGTATATAAATTATTCAACAAGTGCAGATGACAATAGTCATCTTAAGGTTAGTTAATGTGAACAgtgagttattttttttgtggacCTATAAGCTGTAGCAGTGAGAGCCTCAGATCTTGTGAGCTGTTCTTTCTTAAACCACCATAAAAAAACTAGGGATTTTTCTAactgataaattatttaaaatagaaaagataatCATATCGCCTGGTAAATTCCCAGGGCTTCTTATATAGATAattgaagttatttttattttttagaatccaTGTTATGATATCTAGAACTGAATTTACATGATAACGTTACAAGCCATTGTGTTTTTGGGCtgccaaaaatataatactatttgaaaaattattttgattttaatgttAAACTTTATTTACATTCATTCATCAGacaaattgtgtgattttacAGTTTAGCTTAGATGCAATGTAAGGATCTGTTTAGTTTCAAAgacaattacaaaattgccacaTTGTTTGTTTGTCTGCCATGATATGTTGCCATCAGACATACTCTGTTTCTTGTTTTCAATGATTTGTATAGGAAAAGCGGTCCTGAAAACAAGGAAAACAGGAAACATTTCTCAAATAGTATTGGCcctatttttttcaattcatagGCAGGTGTCACTCTCTGCCAACCCCCTTTCCTTTCTTGTATGTATCCTCAACAGAAAAtgcaaaaagaaacaaagatatcattatttttttgacaacaTATCAGAAATgggaaaatgaaaatgtttCATGTGCTTTATGTTGGAGTATTCATTTGCTCAATGATGTGCTATTTAAAATTCTTGAGTTTTCTAATATATTGTGCCTTGTGTATTCACAATCTATTGTCTTTTCTTGCAATCCCAGTACGGTTCTGTAGCAGAGACAGTTGCGTATGACTTAGTTATGGAAGTTGCAATGAAAATCCAGGGATTTCAGCAAAGGAATCTATTGTTGCAAGGTCCATGGAAATGGCTTTTGACACAGTTTGCATCCTATTATGGGGTATCTGAGATATATACCAAGCTGCGGTAAAGTGAAGTGGATTTGCACTTTTCCCCTGAATATTTGATTTCTTATATGTGTAGTTTCACACTTTTTCTAATTATACTAATGGTGTTCATAACGTTCTGTTTAAATAGATATCTATCTTATGTCATGGATGTGGCTACACCTACAGCAGACTGCCTCAACTTGGTGTATAACCTGCTAGCACCTGTTATCATGAAAGGCAATAGCAAGACTTCTTTGAGCCACCAGGAGGTAGCATTGACATCTTTTAATTCAAGTGATTATAACTTCAACTGCTCACTGCAATGTACTGTATTTTAGATGCTGTCAACATACTTGAACTGATTGTTTTGgtagcatttgcttgctactaaattcattattattttgtcaTGTCTAACATGGTATGCTTTTGGTTCATCTCCAGAACCGAATACTAGGAGAGACCAAGGATCAAATTGAACAGATACTTACACTTGTTTTTGAGAATTATAAATCACTTGATGAGTCTTCTTTCTCGGGCATCATAGAGGTTTTCAGACCAGCAACTGGTCAAGCAGCACCAGCCTTGGAACCTGCTGTTAAACTCTACAAGCTTCTTCATGATATCTTATCTCCTGAGGCTCAAACTGCATTTTGTCATTATTTCCAGGTTAGAGAAACTTGAGTTTCTTTTATGTTGTCAATTGCTAATTGtattcacatttaaatttatttgacaaCTAGTATCTTCCCAGGTTGCTGCAAAAAAGAGGTCCAAGAGGCACCTGAGTGAAACAGATGAATATATTACACAAAATAATGAAAGCAGTTTGATGGATGGCATGGCTATGTCTACTACTTACCAGAAGATGAAAACCCTATGTATAAATCTTAGAAATGAGATCCATACAGATATCCAGATTCATAATCAAAATATACTTCCTAGGTATTATTTGTTTCTCAAAGCATCTTCTATGTATTTAGTTTGCTAGAATTTTGATGCTGGTTATGTGTATCATTTCTCATCTTTATGTTCACTCTTAAACAacttaactattttatttttattttggtctttGTTCTTGTTTATTGCATTTTGTATTTTACTTGTTTAACTGTTTATTTTGGTCTCTTTAACCCCAACTGTTATATCTTGAATCTGTATTCACATGTGGCAGCTTACCTTTCTTAGTAAAATGATTACTTTGGTTTTAAGCTTGGCTCAGGCATACCCAATCATCATTTTAATTGCTTTATTAGATGCATTTCAAACTTCATCTTCTTTAGTTTTAAGTATTCTTGCGTGTTATATTAGTTTGTCTAACTACTATTGTAGGTTAAAGGTTCTAATGTAGCTGGTTCGATATTTTCGCAGCTTTGTGGACCTGCCAAATCTTTCTGCTTCCATATACAGCACAGAGCTTTGCAACAGATTAAGAGCCTTCCTCATATCTTGTCCACCAATGGGCCCATCATCACCTGTGGCAGAACTTGTTATTGCCACATCAGATTTTCAGAGAGATCTTGTAAGCTGGGGTATTGAGTAAGTGCTACTATGCTTTTTAGTTGGAGAGACTAGGAGTATAGCCCTGTTTTAAGTCCTAGAACGAATCCCTACTATTACGCAAGTCTAACTTGTTTTATTTCCTTCTTAGTTCTATCAAAGGTGGAGTAGACGCAAAAGAGTTGTTCCATTTGTATATTCTTGTTTGGATACAAGATAAACGTCTATCTTTGCTGGAGTCGTGCAAATT
The genomic region above belongs to Glycine max cultivar Williams 82 chromosome 14, Glycine_max_v4.0, whole genome shotgun sequence and contains:
- the LOC100778555 gene encoding glucose-6-phosphate isomerase 1, chloroplastic, producing the protein MLQGTRSALYANNRESITVTVQEVTPRSVGALIALYERAVGIYASLVNINAYHQPGVEAGKKAAGEVLALQKRVLAVLNEASC
- the LOC100779084 gene encoding uncharacterized protein, translated to MFTEGLDRNALRWVREKEVPFSNTALRSRNDPISGMKSGAGRGFGLPPPSKFRSGHLPANAIPVSTVMLGETGDSGSNSDNDDSIESEEEVYGGRYSLDSSPQDRRVPNGAARRYGNLTGPRYASDYTYSEVSSSRETLVGRPGTVRDPLMRGATNVRQSGFTEDDSSDSAASSEFSTTQVGGSINGALPRGRTYLSEGYASSVPSRMNVKSAAEKNGRISDDEEDDIPSAPPFAGSTQEIRQTHEEIPASRVDATPNKAESSSLKSMSGDKIENHVENGSPDQFARTATGSEAATSSNSHPPRLPTFHASALGPWHGVIAYDACVRLCLHAWAMQCMEAPMFLENECALLRDAFGLRQILLQSEDELMVKCNAEPSSEGVAPKPKKLIGKMKVQVRKVKMGLDPPTGCSMSSIMTHNIKMESVRHRFSNLQSSLSAGWQALRRIRFLPRLPANGSLARQSLAYVHASTRYIQQVSGLLKVGVVTTLRNNSSSYEVGQETYSCFLRLKSTVEEDAIRLQPGSSEVHMFFPDSLGDDLIVEVQDSKGKHFGRVLVQVAAIADDPADKLRWWPIYREPDHELVGKLQLYINYSTSADDNSHLKYGSVAETVAYDLVMEVAMKIQGFQQRNLLLQGPWKWLLTQFASYYGVSEIYTKLRYLSYVMDVATPTADCLNLVYNLLAPVIMKGNSKTSLSHQENRILGETKDQIEQILTLVFENYKSLDESSFSGIIEVFRPATGQAAPALEPAVKLYKLLHDILSPEAQTAFCHYFQVAAKKRSKRHLSETDEYITQNNESSLMDGMAMSTTYQKMKTLCINLRNEIHTDIQIHNQNILPSFVDLPNLSASIYSTELCNRLRAFLISCPPMGPSSPVAELVIATSDFQRDLVSWGIDSIKGGVDAKELFHLYILVWIQDKRLSLLESCKLDKVKWSGVRTQHSTTPFVDDMYERLKETLTDYEVIICRWPEYTLVLENAIADIEKAIVEALDKQYADVLSPLKESMGPKKFGLNKYVQKLAKRSTCAYVVPDELGILLNSLKRMLDSLRPRIESQFKTWGSCLPHVGNTTPGERLSEVTVMLRAKFRNYVQAIVEKLAENAKLQNTTKLKKILQDSKETVVESDLRTRMQPLKDQLASTISHLHTVFETHVFIAICRGYWDRMGQEILSFLENRKENRSWYKGSMVAVSILDDTFASQMQQLLGNALHEKDLEPPRSIMEVRSMLCKDAPNHKDNTFYY